The following is a genomic window from Paenibacillus thiaminolyticus.
AGGAGGGGACGTCTCGCGCATGCATACCGATCCGTCCCGCTTGCCGGGAAGGAACGAACTAACAGTCCGGGGGACTGCACGAAAAGGAGCTTGATTACGAATGGATATGAAATCATGGCTGCGGCCGCTGCTGGCCGGCGCGCTCGCTATCAGCCTGACAGCATGCTCCGGCGGAGAAGGAGCAGGGACGACGGCGGATGTGAAGGCGCCGCTTGCCGGCTTGAAGGAGGACACGACACCGGTAACCATTCAATACTGGCACGCTCATGCCGAAGCCCAGATCGAAGGCTTGAACGCGCAGATCGCGGCGTTCCAGAACAAATATCCGCATATTACAGTCGAACCCGTCTATCAGGGAGGATATGGGGATCTACATAAAAAACTGCAGGCGGCGGTCGCGGCCAACGACGTGCCGGACGTGACCAACGTGGAGGTCGCTTCGCTTCCGAACTTCGCCGAGGGCGGCGTGTTCACCGATCTGACGCCATGGATCGAACGGGACAAGGTGGACCTGGACGATTTCGCCTCGGGAATGCTAAAGGCGTATGCCTATCAAGGGAAGCAGTACGGCTTCCCGCTCATCGTCAGCACGAGCGTATTCATCTATAACAAGGCGCTGCTCGATGAGTTGGGCGTGGAGCCGCCGCAGACATGGGGCGAGATCGACGCCTTCAACGCCAAGGTCGCCAAGCGGGACAACGGCAAGACCACCCGTTATGCCTTCTCGGTGCCGGGCTGGGACACCTGGTATTATGATCCGTGGCTGATTAACGGCGGCGGCCGCATCCTGTCTGAAGACGGAAGCGAAGCCGCGGTGCAGACGCCGGAATCGCTCCGGTATGTGGAGAATTTCCACCGCTGGCTGAAGGAAGGCGTCGTCCATATGGGCTACGGCAAGGGCGCGTCCGACAATATGCGCCAGATGTTCCTCGGCGGCGAGATCGCCATGGTGCAGCATACGTCGGCCATGCTGAAGATGTACCGCGAGAATGCCGGCTTCGAGGTCGGGGTGTCCTTCCTGCCGGGAGATCAGGAGCGCACCTCGAATATCGGGGGCGCCGGCATCGTCATGATGGACGGCATCAAGGATGACAAGAAGCGGGAAGCCGCCTGGAAATTCATTCAGTTCATGACATCGGCCGAACAAAATCTTTCCTGGGCGGAATCAGTCGGATATTTGCCGACGCGGAAGTCGGCCATCGCCTCGGAGGAAGGACAAGCTTACTTTTCCAGGTGGCCGCAGTACAAAGCGGTGTTCGATCATTTCGATAATGTGACCCCGCGGCTGCAGCATCCGGCATATCCGGAATTCAGTGAGGTCTACAAAGAAGTGATCGGCGAAATGATATTGAACGGGGCGGATCCGGCGCCAATGATGAAGAATGCGGCAGCCAAAATCAATGACATCCTGGCGGAGCATGAGTGATGGGCATGCGGGATGAGATGTTCACCCATTCGCTTCCCGCAGGGCAGGAGGAGGCGCAGGCCGCCCCGGCCCGCTCGCGGCGGAGCCGAAGACAACGGCGTGAGAGTTGGAAGGACCTGTCTTTTGCGCTGCCGGCGCTCGGGTTTCTGGCCGTGTTCCTGTATTACCCCCTGCTGAATTCTATCTATATTAGCCTGACGAACTGGAACATGACGCGACCAACGAAGCAATTCGTGGGCGCCAACAATTATGTATGGCTATTGAACAATGAGGACTTCTATCATTCGCTCAAAGTGACCTTGCTCTACACGGTGATGGACGTCGCCGGCACGCTCGGCATCGGGCTGCTGCTTGCCTTGCTCTTTAACGTCGCGTCTTCGCGCCTGTTCGGCTTCATGCGGGGCATTGTCTTTATGCCGCATTATATTTCGATGGTCGTCGCGGCGATGGTCTTCACCTGGATTTACAATGGGCAGTACGGCTTGCTCAACAGTCTGTTGAACGCGTTCGGCTTCGACTCGGTCGGGTGGCTGGTCGAGCCGTCAACGGCGCTGCCGGCGCTGGTCGCCGTCTCCGTCTGGAAGGGGGTCGGCTTCGCGATGATTCTGTTCATCGCGGGGATACGGGGCATCCCGATGGAGTACTACGAAGCGGCCGCCATTGATGGCGCGGACCGGGTGCGGCAGTTCTGGCATATTACGCTGCCGCTGCTGTCGCCGATGACGTTGTTCCTGCTCATTACGACGTTCATCTCGTCGATGCAGGTGTTCCAATCCATCGATATTATGACGAACGGGGGGCCGCTCAAAGCGACCAATGCGATCGTCTATTGGATTTATACGATGGCGTTCGTCGATTTCAAGACGGGACGGGCGATGGCGCTTGTGATGGTGATGTTCGTCATTATTTTGGCGCTCGCCTTGCTGCAATGGTGGGCGAGCCGGAAGAAGGTGCATTATGAGGGATAACCGCATGGCGGGCCAACGGAACAGGAAGCTGATGTACGCCGGCCGCCTTGCGCTTGCCGTCATCGTCACCGCTCTGCTGTTCTTCCCGGTCTATTGGCTCATCGTCAGTTCGCTGAAGACGCAGCAGGAGATGAGGCTTGCGGTGCCAACCTTCTGGCCGCAGACCTTCTCCTGGAGCAATTATGCGGAAGCGTTCCGGATTATTCCTTACGCGCGCTTCTTCGGCAATACGCTTCTGATGTCCGCAGGCATCGTCGTGCTCCAGCTCAATGTGGCGCTGCTGGCCGCGTTCGCGTTCGCCAAAGGCCGCTTCCGCGGCAAGGAAGTCTTGTTCTTCCTCGTGCTGGCGGCCATGATCGTGCCGGATCAGGTGACGTTCGTACCCGTCTATGTCATGATGTCGAAGCTCAACTGGCTGGACACCTTCTGGGCATTAATCATTCCGCACGGGGCGTCCGCATATGGCATCTTTCTGCTCCGGCAAGCGTTCAAATCGGTCAACAACGATGTGTTGGAAGCGGCGCGGGTGGACGGAGGAGGGCGGCTGACGCTGTTGTACCGGATATTGCTGCCGATGACGATGCCTACCGTCGTGACCTTGGCGGTGCTGCAGTTCATTAGCGCCTGGAATTCTTATTTCTGGCCGCTCATCATGACCAATTCGAATGACATGCGCGTGCTTACCGTGGGCATCAGCATGCTGCGCGATTCGATTGCCGGCGATGAAGCGATGTACTTCCATATCATTATGGCCGCCAGCGGCATGGCGATTGTGCCGATCGTCATTCTGTTCACGTTCATGCAGAAGCATATCGTCTCCGCGATGGCCAACTCCACCTTCAAATAGCGGATGGCTTCGGCCATCGGCACAAAAAAAGGGATGCCGCCAGCCTCTTCAGGCCGGTGGCATCCCTTGTCCGTGTAGGGAGGGCAATTAGAATACTTGAACGACTTCCGTAATGCCTTCCACTTCTTCTACCAATGCGCGTTCAATACCCGCTTTGAGGGTAATGGTGGAGCTTGGGCAGCTGCCGCATGCGCCCATCAAGCGCAATTTGACAATACCGTCCTCGACGTCGACCAATTCGACATCCCCGCCGTCACGCTGCAGGAACGGACGCAGTTTATCCAGCACTTCCAGCACTTCATCATACGTGCTGTTCTGTGTTTGTTCACTCATCTTTCGCCAACTCCTTTCATCCATGCTCCTTTTATTATATTATAAAGCTATTCGAAATCAAAGGCACTACATGAAAGCGGGGAAATATCTATGCGTCCGATCATTGAGTTATGCGTGAATAACGTGCATCAGGGAACGGACCAGTTGATGAAGCGGTTCGCCGCTCTTCCGAATGTCGATGTGATCGAATACGGCTGCCTCGGCAATTGCGGAGAGTGCTTCCTGTTCCCATTTGCGTATGTGAACGGGGAGATTGTGGCCGCGGAGTCCGCGGAGCAATTATATGATGTGATTATGGAGAAAGTTAAGGAAATACAAGCATGGGAGCAGCCGGACGCCAATTGACGCCGCTGCTCCCATGCTTTGTATAAGGGTCATCCGAAATGCTGCTTGGACATCCACAGCACGCCGCTCTTGATGACGCGCGGAACGTAGCCGACCATCGTGCGCTTGCCGAGCAAGCCGAAGCCGGCCTTCTTGCCGAGGGAGCCGAGCACGCCCTTGAGCTTGATTTTGCCCAAATGCGGCGTCTCGTTCTTCCAGATCGCCTTGATGACATCGGCAATCTGCTCTCCCTGAGCTCCGGCCGCTTGCGCGCTCGGGGAGAACGGCAAGCTGGCGCAGTCGCCGACGACAAAGACGTTCGGATAGTCCGGAATCTGATGATACGCATTCAGCAAGACGCGCCCTTGCGGATCTTTGGGCACCTGAAGCGCCTGAACGACCTCCACTGGCTGGATGCCGGCAGTCCATACCGTAGCGTGAGACAGAATCTCCTCTTCCTTGTCTTCCGCGCGGTTATAGATGACGCCCTTCTCCAGGCGGCTGACGTGAACATGCGAGCGGAGCTCCACATCATGCTCCTGGAACCACTCGGATACATAGCGGGACAGCTTCTCCGGGAAGGCGGACAGCACCCGGCCGCCCCGATCCAGTATCCGGATGTTCAGATCGGGACGGCTCTCTCTCAATTCCGACGCCGTCTCGACTCCGCTTAGTCCGCCCCCGACGATGCTGACCTGCCCGTATGGCTTGACGTCGTTCAAGCGCTGATAGGTCTGTCTCGTGCTGGAGAGCGATTGAATGCTGCAGCCGAACTGCTCCGCGCCGGGGATGCCATGGAATTTGTCCGTGCAGCCCAGGCCAATCGCCAAATAATCGTATGCCATCGCATCATCATGCTCGAAATGAATGAGCCGGTTGTCCAAATCGATGGCTTGGACATTGCCGTAATGAAGCTGAACGCGCGGATCGGTCGGAAAGGACACGCGAATATCGATATCCGGAACCGTCCCGGCCGCCAGCGCGTAGTACTCGGTCTTCAATCCTTGGTATGGCATGCGGTCAATCAATACAAGCTGTACGTCAGAGGGCAGATCGCCCTCTAACAACCGTTGAATAATGGCCAATCCTCCGTAACCGCCACCTAATATGACGTATCGTTTCATCCGTTCGACTTCCCCCTATGATGCCGAAATTATAGATAATATGCCGTCATCGACAGCGCCTACGTCGTATGGCTCCTCTCCAGAAAACGGGTTGCTCGTGCACTGATGCCTGTCTATTCTATCTATTTATCTCGGTTCCTATCTCTCCAAATCGAAGCTTCCCCTCTATTCCCAGGCTATTCGTATACCTTCACTTCATTATAGAAGGTGTCGCGCTCTACCGGGATGCGGCCTGCGCCCTTCACGAGCCAGATCAACTCGTCGCGCGTCAGTCCTTCCGGCGTCAGCGCGCCTGCGGCATGGCTGATCCGTTCCTTAACGAGCGTGCCATGCACGTCGGAGGCGCCGAAGGTTAGCGCGACCTGGGTCAGCTGCGTGCCGATGTTGATGAAGTATGCCTTGATATGCTGTACATTGTCCAGCATGAGACGGCTGATTGCGATCGTCTTCAAGTCCTCGTACGCGGAGTTGCGCCGCTTGATGCTCGCTTTCGGACTCTTCGGCTGCATCGACAGTGGTATGAATACCTGGAATCCGTTCGTCTCATCCTGCAATTCACGAATCTTCATCATATGGCGCACTCGATCCTCATGCGATTCGATCGCGCCGTAGAGCATCGTGGTGTGCGTCTTCATGCCCAGTTGGTGCGCCGTGCGGTGCACCTCCAGATACCGGTCGACGCCGGCCTTCTCCACGCGCATCTTCTTGCGGTATTCATCCGACAGAATTTCTGCGCCGCCCCCTGTCAGCGACTCCAGGCCGGCGTCCATCAGCTGGCGCAGCACTTCTTCCACGCTCAAGCCGCTGATGCGGGTAAAGAAGTCGATTTCGGCAGCCGTATACGCCTTGAGCGTGACTTGCGGATATTTCTCCTTCAGCACGCGCAAGGAATCGACATAGTATTGGAACGGCACATGCGGGTTATGGCCGCCCACGATGTGGAATTCCCTTACACCCGGATGGATGTGCTGGTCGACATACTCGATCATTTCCTGCCCCGATAGCGTGTACGATCCTTCCTGCCCCTGATCCTTGCGGAAATTGCAGAAGGCGCAGTGCGCTTCACAGACATTGGTAAAATAGAGAGACATATTCTCGATGAAATATACTTTCTTCCCGTTCTTGCGTAAATTTGCGAGATTCGCTAATTGACCCAAGGTCAACAAGTCGTCCGTCTCATACAAATATACACCGTCTTCCAGCGTCAAGCGTTCCCCACGCTCGACCTTGTCCACTATTTCGGCCATGCGGGTATCCGCATGACGGGCGATGACCGTTGTCATGCACAGGCCTCCTTCTCATTCATCTGCTCTTGGCCGTCACTGGCATCCGGCTGCGGGCCTCGCATTCGGCGCTTGCGCAAATGCGGGAGCGCGCATCGGATCCGATAGGCCGGTTACCGCCAGGCGTTCGGCACGCGTCCGCCTTGCCGGCAGAGCAGTCGTGCGCCAGCCGGTGGGCCGGCGCGATCCTTTTCCGAACAAAATAAAAACTCCTCGACGAAATGTTGATTCCGTCGGAGGATTCAGTGAAACATATCACAGCTTCCGTAGTCACCTTCATTATACTCTTGCCTTCCAGAAGGGGCAATACATGATACGGGATAGCGGGAAACAGGAGATCGTTCTCTTGTAACGATCCGATGGGATGGGTATACTTAATACTACAAGGAGGGATTAGAATGATTACAATCAGCGATCAAGCGGTTGAGAAAATAGAGGAAATGATGGCCCAGGAAGAGAATCCGGCTTTGTTCCTGCGCATCGGTGTGCATGCCGGCGGCTGCAGCGGCTTCTCTTACGGCATGGGGCTGGACGATCAGGAGAGCGCCGATGACGTGCATATGACGTTCGGCCAGGTGAAGGTCGTCGTCGACAAAGAGAGCATCCCTTTCTTGAACGGACTCGTTATTGACTTCAAGGAGTCGGGAATGTCCGGCGGCTTCACGATCGACAACCCGAACGCCACCGCCACCTGCGGCTGCGGCGCGAGCTTCCGCACCGCCCTTGCTCAGGGCAAGGCGGAGAAATGCGACGACTAAAGCTCGTCGTTGAGCGTTTTTTTCAAGCGGGGATCTGAATGCTGCCTTGCGTTAGCTGCAACGCGAAGAAGCGAAAGGGTTGCGGATCACACGGCGATTTTGAGTAATAACAACTCCGGGAATGTATAATAACAACCCTAATTTCGGTGTTGTAGGACTGTTAATCACGGCCTCTCTAACGGTGGATTCGTTAAATTACCGTTACGGGAGGTTTTTTGTTTTGTCTTAAACCAGCAATCCTTACATTTACCTTACAGTAGTCCTAAATCCGTTGCTAATAGTTAAAATCTAGATTAGGATGTCTAAAAATAACCAAATAGTGGAGGTGGTTTTGGTGAAAAGAGGACTAATTGTCTTAGGTGTTTCGGCAACGCTTCTGGCAGGTGTATTGGCTCCGATAACAGGTTTTGCTGCAGAAAAAAGTGACACACAACCAAATGTAAAAGTTAACGCTAGCTATGACTATGTGCCTTCTTCCATTTTTGTTGGCAGCAGTTTTTCTTTTCCGGGCAAATATAAATACCCCTATGTCTGGTTTGGCGAGGATGTAGTATCGGTTGATGTCTTTGGCAAAGTAACAGGTGCACTCGTATAGCGAGCAAATCGCTATGAGCAATTCGCTATAATCGGCGCTTGCGGTGCGATAACCCCGTCCGGTTCTCTGCTTCCTGCGACAGGTTGTCTGCCTATAAGCTTTCGCCGAAGTTACAGACATGACAAAGAATTCAGACGTCCTCATAGTACGGACCCTGTGATGAATGCTGCAAAGGAGCAATGTCGATCGATGAAAAGTAATAAATCAAAAAATGAATTAGGAGTCTTCACAATATATTCTTTATTTTACATATTTATTGTTGCCATATTTTCGGTAGTGATAATGCATTTCCCTATGCCCATATTAGGAGCTAGCAGCTTCACGGAGGACGTATGGTATGTAGTATTTATTAAAATCGTTTTTCTTTTTTTTATTCCCTTATTTATTTATAGAAGACTCGGGCACAAAATTTCTGACATTTTCAAAATTGAACTGAATCGGAAAATATGTATAGCTGTAATTGGATGTATGCTTCTAGGCAGTCTTTTAAATAGCAGTTATTTGGCAGAGATTAATAGAGTTGTCGCCAACGGTGATATTATGACATGGATACAATTCACCGTTGGTCTCCTTTTACCACTTGTGCAAGCGGCCATTCCTGAAGAAATATTTTATAGATATATTCTTCAAACCCGATTAGAAAAAGCGTTTGGAAGCATTTTCGGTATTTTTTTCACTTCCCTTTTGTTCGCTTCTTTTCATTTTCCCTCCCGTTATTTGCTTGCAAGTGGAGGAGAGGGGTATGCTGGTGATATTTATTCCATTTTAACGGGAACGATTCTGCCTGCTTTTGTTTTTGGAATTATTTTGGGATATTTATGGAGAAGATTCAGGAATGTTTGGATAGTAATTGCTTTACATTATGGGATTGATACATTGCCTTCAATTGCCTCTCTATTACATATAGATAGATGAAAATCATGAACGTAGGAAATGGGAACTTCATGGTGGTTGGAATTAATATTCTCTGCCAGGATGCATTCAAACGAGAAAAAAGACCGCCATCCTTCTCCGAGGGGCGGTCTATTGATGTGTGCGGATTGGATAGTCCGGGACGATAGCGACCCCGTAAGTGCTTCTGCTTCGTTGCGTTATTAGGCTAGCGGCGCTATTGCCGCGCCGGCTCCTTAAGCGTCTTGCCGAGCAGGACCATAAGCCAGATGATGGCGGCGCCCACAAGCGCATGCCCGAGTCCGGCCATATGGTTCAGGCCGTTCATGTCCCTGCCGAGCACCTGCAGGATGCCGCGCGTCGTCATCGTGCCGATCGTCATCAGCATGCCGGCATTATACACATAGTACCACGCTGTGAACGAGCGGACCTCGTGCACGCGGAACAGGCGCGCCAGGATGAGGAGCACGAGGAAGAAGAGGAAGCCGAGCACGAGCAGATGGGTATGGAGCGGCTTCAGCATCGTATAGTCCGTAAAGCCGTTCAACTTGGTGAACTCTCTGAAAAAAACACCTGCTAATAGTCCGAGCACAGCATAAATAAATGATGTCACATACAGCTTTTTCATGGTGTATTACCTCTCTCCAATTCATTTTGGGGACCTGTCTGCTGCCCGGCATCACATAGCCGCCGGGCAGCAGCCGAGGCGGGGTCAAGCTGCCGGAGCTTCCATCGCCTCTGTACTCTCGCCGTTCTGAGGGAAGGGCAGCATTCTCCCTCCCCTGTTTGTATTTTCGCGTCTCTACCAGATAGTGTACCTGGCTCGTATGAACGGAATATGAACGTAAGGTAACAATTCGGGGCTCGGAGCTGGGCCGACGCCGCATTCATTGGCTGCCTGTGAGGATCCGGACAGGTCAGGCTTGCGCTAGGCAGAAGCACCGGAAGGCTTGGCCGGCAGCAGAACGGTGAACGCCGTCCCTTCCCCGACGGCGCTCACGGCGTGAATCGATCCGCCGTGCAAGTGAACGATGCGCTCGGCGATGGAGAGCCCGAGGCCGGTTCCGCTCTGCGATCCCCGCTCCGGAGAGCTTGATTTGTAGAAGCGGTCGAAAATATAGGGAAGATCCTCCGGGGCGATGCCTTTGCCGGTATCGCGAATGACCACCTCGGCGTTTCCCTGGTCATTTATTCCACATTGTACATAAAGGCTTCCGCCCGTATCTGTAAACTTGATCGCATTGGCGAGCAGGTTCATCCACACTTGATGGAGCAGTCCGGCATCGCCGGACATCTCCGTCTTCTGGAGCTCGAGATGCAGCTCCAGCTCTTTCTCCGACCATTGGGGCTCCAGCGTGATCAACAGTTCCCGCAGATGCTCATCGAGCCGGAACGGCACCCGCTTGAGGGCCTCCTGGCCGCGATCGAGCGAGGCGAGCGTCAGCAGCTGCCGGCTGAGCCCGGACAAGCGCTCGCTCTCCACTGCGATGATATGGAGATACTTCCGTTCCTCATCCGGGGGCAGCGGATGCTCGAGCAATTGGGCGGCCAGCCCGCGAATCGATGTAAGCGGCGATTGGATCTCATGGGACACGTTGGCGACGAATTGCCTCCGCATCGTGTCTGCCTGCTCGATCGATTGGGCCATGCGCGTGAACCGGCGGGCCAGTTCCCCAATCTCGTCCTGGCGGTGGACATCAAGCCAGACCTCATATTGTCCGCGCTCCAGCTCGGTGGTTGCCTTCGCGAGCCGGTTGACCGGGCGGACGATGTACCGGGACTTGATAGCGATGAGCACGAGGCTGAAGCCGAAGGTGACGGCCAGCAGCACGGCCAGCAGCAGGCGGATCTCCTTCGTCTGCTGTACCATATCCGGGCGGATGAACAGTGCGTAGCGCCGGCCCTGCGCTTCCAGCGGAAGACCATAGCTGAACTCCAGCTTGTTCTCGAAAATATTCGGGATGAACCACCGCTGCTTGTTCTCCAGCAGGCCCTTGTATACTTGGCCGTCAAGCACGCGCCGCACGACTCCCTCGGGCAAGGAGGCATCCTTGAAGGCGCGGCCGAACGCGGCCGCTTGCCCGTCCTCGTCGAACAAATAGAGCTGGTACCCCATCCCGGAGAGATGCTCCATATAGGAGGCGAGCTTGTCCGGGGGCGATTCCGTGGCGAAAAAGGTAATGGAACGCCCGATATCCCGCATCTTCTCTTCATAATGAAGATTGAGCGTATGGCCGTATGCCAGATTGGCCGTCAGGAGGCCGACCGCGAAGCTGAGCAGCACGATGACGACGGAGCTGGTTACAATCGTCGCATATAAGGATCTCATGATTCACGAACCTCCAGCTTATAGCCGAGTCCCCGGATGGTGACGATGCGGAAGTCATCGGTCGTCTCATGCAGCCGCTCCCGCAGACGCTTAATATGGACATCGATGGTCCGGCTGTCGCCGGTGAAGTCCGCGCCCCAGATCTGATCGAGCAGCTGGTCGCGCGTGAACAATCTGCCGGGATGGGCGGCCAGCTGTGCCAGCAGCTCGAATTCCTTGCGGGGCAAGGTCCACTCCTGCCCGCCGGCCGTCACGAGATAGCTCGCTCTGTCGATGATCGTGTCGTGGAAGCGTATCGTTGAGGCCGATACGAGCTGATAGCGCCGCAGGAGCGCCTTCATCCGGAACAGAAGCTCTTTCGGCTCGAACGGCTTGACCAGATAATCGTCGGTGCCGGCTTCATAGCCTGCGGCCTTATCCTCCAGCTCGCCGCGGGCTGTGAGCAGAATGACCGGAATATCGTAATGCCGGCGGATATCGGCGCAGAGCGTCCAGCCGTCCATGCCGGGCATCATGACATCGACAACGGCGATATGCACCGTTTCTTTGTCTAACCGACGAGAAGCATCCAGGCCGTCAGCCGCCTCAATCACCTCATATTGCTCCCGTTCAAGGATCAAGCGCAGCAGCGCCCGAATATGCGGATCGTCGTCCGCCACAAGCACTCGAATGCGCATCCGTAAGCACCACCTTAAATGTAATAATTTTCACATAAACCGGAGACAACACTCTCCATATAGCAAATCCTTGGAACCGCGGATGGCGGCTCCAAGGATCTCGATGTTCGCTACAAAAACGTTTTGTCGACCATTAAGGCAATCAAATAAAAGCAAAATAAGGAAAATAACCAGCATCCTGTCCCAAGCAAGCGGTGTTGCTTTCTCCAAAATTGAAAGCCGAGTGCCAATATTCCGGCATTGGCCAGAACCAGCACCACGGACATGCCGACAATGGCAATCCAATACAGCACTTCAAATACAGCGGCCGTCGTCATGGAAAGTCGCTCCCATCTTCATTATTGCATTCCCTCTGTAACCTTATCCATACGATACCATCCCGCATGCGGCAATGACAAGCCAACGGGACGGAGAAATGTGTCGAATTGAAGCGCTTCGGAAGAAGGAAGCGGGCTAGGCATGTCCCTAAAATAAGGCGCGTGCCGCGGACAATCATCCAAGAATTTTCAGGCGGCAATGAGTATGTATAAACGAGAGGCTCGTAGACGAAAGGGGATAGACGCATGGAAGGACGGCAGTTAGCCAGCAAATGGCTGAAGACGGAAGCGCTGCTGGGAAATCCGCGGGTTGCGGATCATATTCCGGCAACGCGGGTGTATAACACCTCCAATTTGCATCAAATGCTGAACCGATATGGATTTGTCGTCATCAAGCCGATCGTGGGCGGCGGCGGAAACGGCGTCATCAAAATCACCATGGAAGGCGGGAATTATGCGTACACCTATATGGCGAATACGCGCTCATTTACCGGGTTCGATGAGATGGTCCGCTCGCTGTCCACGGTGAAGAAGAAGCGCAGATACATTATTCAGCGCGGCATTCGGCTGGCTTCGATTAGCGGGAGACC
Proteins encoded in this region:
- a CDS encoding YheC/YheD family protein, yielding MEGRQLASKWLKTEALLGNPRVADHIPATRVYNTSNLHQMLNRYGFVVIKPIVGGGGNGVIKITMEGGNYAYTYMANTRSFTGFDEMVRSLSTVKKKRRYIIQRGIRLASISGRPIDYRVKFVKTKGRWVCRGVVGRLARQGLFVTNLCRGGTQLNGSEGIRRSLSGRMVRAKRREMLNISQKCTRILERKYPGIRQLGYDYGIDKSGHIWIFEVNTRPQ
- a CDS encoding response regulator transcription factor, whose amino-acid sequence is MRIRVLVADDDPHIRALLRLILEREQYEVIEAADGLDASRRLDKETVHIAVVDVMMPGMDGWTLCADIRRHYDIPVILLTARGELEDKAAGYEAGTDDYLVKPFEPKELLFRMKALLRRYQLVSASTIRFHDTIIDRASYLVTAGGQEWTLPRKEFELLAQLAAHPGRLFTRDQLLDQIWGADFTGDSRTIDVHIKRLRERLHETTDDFRIVTIRGLGYKLEVRES
- a CDS encoding sensor histidine kinase, coding for MRSLYATIVTSSVVIVLLSFAVGLLTANLAYGHTLNLHYEEKMRDIGRSITFFATESPPDKLASYMEHLSGMGYQLYLFDEDGQAAAFGRAFKDASLPEGVVRRVLDGQVYKGLLENKQRWFIPNIFENKLEFSYGLPLEAQGRRYALFIRPDMVQQTKEIRLLLAVLLAVTFGFSLVLIAIKSRYIVRPVNRLAKATTELERGQYEVWLDVHRQDEIGELARRFTRMAQSIEQADTMRRQFVANVSHEIQSPLTSIRGLAAQLLEHPLPPDEERKYLHIIAVESERLSGLSRQLLTLASLDRGQEALKRVPFRLDEHLRELLITLEPQWSEKELELHLELQKTEMSGDAGLLHQVWMNLLANAIKFTDTGGSLYVQCGINDQGNAEVVIRDTGKGIAPEDLPYIFDRFYKSSSPERGSQSGTGLGLSIAERIVHLHGGSIHAVSAVGEGTAFTVLLPAKPSGASA